A single genomic interval of Flavihumibacter rivuli harbors:
- a CDS encoding GSCFA domain-containing protein, with product MKLLTDISIKSPDTRVKYTDPVMLVGSCFTEHIGDRMEELKFEVLQNPHGILFDPISVCNSLVSYIENKQYQATDLFFHNELWQSWAHHSRFSGIDQDAVLANINSSQDKAHHFLKRAGWLVITLGSSFSYRLVDQQDLPVANCHRAPGQWFRKHLCPIDETVTSLDNTLYRLFHYNPDIRVIFTISPVRHLRDGVVENNRSKARLIESVHHLVNKFNRLYYFPAYELVIDVLRDYRFYDIDLAHPNYAATQFVLEKFREYFIDPAAYEPMDLVQQVLTARRHKAFQPKTNAHRQFMQSFHNKALALKEKYPFLDLGEEINYFASGY from the coding sequence ATGAAACTGTTGACAGACATCTCGATCAAGAGTCCCGATACCAGGGTAAAGTATACCGATCCGGTAATGCTGGTAGGTTCTTGTTTTACAGAGCATATCGGGGACAGGATGGAGGAGTTGAAGTTTGAGGTGCTGCAGAATCCGCATGGCATCTTGTTTGACCCCATTAGCGTATGTAATAGCCTTGTCAGTTATATAGAGAACAAACAATACCAGGCGACTGACCTGTTCTTTCATAACGAACTCTGGCAATCCTGGGCACACCATTCCAGGTTCTCGGGCATTGACCAGGACGCGGTACTTGCCAATATCAATAGTTCGCAGGACAAGGCCCATCATTTCCTGAAGAGGGCCGGTTGGTTGGTCATCACCCTGGGGTCCTCCTTTTCCTATCGCCTGGTGGACCAGCAAGACCTTCCGGTAGCCAACTGCCATCGTGCGCCCGGACAATGGTTCAGGAAGCATCTCTGCCCGATCGATGAAACTGTTACCTCCCTGGATAATACCCTTTACCGGCTCTTTCATTATAACCCGGATATCAGGGTCATCTTTACGATCAGCCCGGTCAGGCATTTGCGTGATGGGGTAGTGGAGAATAACCGCAGCAAGGCAAGGCTGATAGAATCCGTACACCACCTGGTAAATAAGTTCAACAGGCTATATTATTTCCCCGCTTATGAATTGGTGATCGATGTATTGAGGGATTACCGGTTCTATGATATCGACCTCGCCCATCCCAATTATGCAGCAACCCAGTTTGTGTTGGAGAAATTCAGGGAGTATTTTATTGATCCTGCAGCCTATGAGCCCATGGACCTGGTACAACAGGTGCTGACTGCAAGGAGACATAAGGCCTTCCAGCCAAAGACCAATGCACACCGGCAGTTCATGCAAAGTTTCCATAACAAGGCATTGGCGCTAAAGGAGAAATATCCATTCCTCGACCTTGGGGAGGAGATCAATTATTTCGCATCCGGCTATTAA
- a CDS encoding hydroxymethylglutaryl-CoA lyase, producing MKLPVQLIECPRDAMQGWSHPIATSDKVAYINQLLKVGFHTIDFGSFVSPKAIPQMADTADVIRQLEYDSNRHNLLAIVANLRGAEAAMSFPNIDYLGFPFSVSPTFQRRNTNSTIEESLDTVKAIQQLCTAHNKQLVVYLSMGFGNPYGDAWSPQVVFDWANQLASLGIGTLSLADTVGVASPDQVHDLTAYLVQQMPGTTIGVHLHATAQNWREKMKAAYTAGCRRYDGALKGFGGCPMAGNDLVGNMDTLWLIEYLEESGEDLGLDKEALDKAVSMAGQIFV from the coding sequence ATGAAATTACCCGTTCAGCTGATTGAATGTCCACGTGATGCCATGCAAGGCTGGAGCCACCCGATTGCTACATCGGATAAGGTGGCCTATATCAACCAGTTGCTGAAAGTTGGCTTCCACACGATCGATTTTGGCAGTTTTGTTTCGCCCAAGGCTATTCCCCAGATGGCTGATACCGCTGATGTGATAAGGCAGCTGGAATATGATTCCAACAGGCATAATCTTTTAGCCATTGTAGCCAACCTTCGCGGTGCTGAGGCTGCCATGTCCTTTCCTAATATCGATTACCTGGGCTTCCCCTTTTCTGTATCCCCGACCTTCCAGCGCAGGAATACCAATAGCACCATTGAGGAGTCACTGGATACCGTCAAGGCGATCCAGCAATTATGTACAGCGCATAACAAACAACTGGTGGTATACCTGTCCATGGGTTTTGGCAATCCCTATGGTGATGCTTGGTCACCGCAGGTGGTATTTGACTGGGCTAACCAATTGGCCTCGCTTGGAATTGGCACCTTATCATTGGCAGATACGGTTGGCGTTGCAAGTCCAGACCAGGTCCACGACCTGACGGCCTACCTTGTACAACAAATGCCCGGCACCACCATTGGTGTGCATCTGCATGCTACGGCCCAAAACTGGCGGGAAAAGATGAAGGCCGCTTATACTGCTGGTTGCAGGCGCTACGATGGGGCATTGAAAGGCTTTGGAGGGTGCCCCATGGCCGGTAATGACCTGGTTGGGAATATGGATACGCTTTGGCTGATCGAATACCTGGAAGAAAGCGGTGAAGACCTGGGGCTGGATAAGGAAGCACTGGATAAGGCCGTCTCCATGGCCGGACAGATTTTTGTGTAA
- the rlmB gene encoding 23S rRNA (guanosine(2251)-2'-O)-methyltransferase RlmB — protein MKNFRQQQHRPKKSSLVIGRQQVIKALQEGKQLERIYLQQTVHGPDIDQVKQLAAQHQVPINKVPVEKLNGFNITGHEGCVGVIAKVQYQDLQDVLSFIVEKGESPFLLILDGVTDIRNIGAIARTAYCCGVQAIIIPDKGVGALNEDAILTSAGALEKIAICRVNSLMKAVDTLHLNGIRVLASEMTAEQSIFDCDFKEPAAIIVGSEEKGIFPALMKIADVQFKIPMAGNFESLNVSVATGMILYEAMKQRMGG, from the coding sequence GTGAAAAATTTCCGTCAACAACAACATCGCCCGAAGAAGAGCAGCCTGGTGATCGGGCGCCAGCAGGTGATCAAGGCTTTGCAGGAAGGCAAACAGCTGGAACGTATTTATTTGCAGCAAACCGTGCATGGACCTGATATTGACCAGGTAAAACAATTGGCTGCACAGCACCAGGTACCCATCAATAAAGTACCGGTTGAAAAGCTCAATGGGTTCAATATTACCGGTCATGAAGGCTGCGTTGGGGTGATTGCAAAAGTGCAATACCAGGACTTGCAGGACGTGCTTTCCTTCATTGTGGAGAAGGGAGAATCCCCATTTTTGTTGATACTGGATGGAGTAACCGACATCAGGAATATTGGGGCTATAGCCAGGACCGCCTATTGCTGCGGGGTACAGGCCATCATTATCCCGGATAAGGGAGTGGGAGCCCTCAATGAAGATGCTATCCTTACTTCCGCCGGTGCTTTGGAGAAGATCGCCATCTGCCGGGTGAACAGCCTGATGAAGGCCGTTGACACGCTGCACCTTAATGGTATCAGGGTCTTAGCGTCTGAAATGACCGCTGAGCAGAGCATTTTCGATTGTGATTTCAAGGAGCCTGCGGCGATCATTGTAGGAAGTGAGGAAAAGGGAATTTTCCCGGCACTGATGAAGATCGCGGATGTGCAGTTCAAAATACCCATGGCCGGAAATTTTGAATCCCTTAATGTTTCGGTTGCTACAGGAATGATCCTGTATGAAGCCATGAAGCAAAGGATGGGGGGATGA
- the metK gene encoding methionine adenosyltransferase: protein MPYLFTSESVSEGHPDKIADQISDALIDNFLAFDPNSKVACETLVTTGQVVLAGEVKSKAYLDVQEIARGVIKKIGYTKSEYMFEANSCGVLSAIHEQSADINQGVDRKKKEEQGAGDQGMMFGYATNETEDYMPLALDLAHKLLQELAALRRENKQIKYLRPDAKSQVTLEYDDNNKPIRIDAIVISTQHDDFDTEAKMAAKIREDIIKILIPRVKAKYKKYAKLFNDKIKYHINPTGKFVIGGPHGDTGLTGRKIIVDTYGGKGAHGGGAFSGKDPSKVDRSAAYATRHIAKNLVAAGVCDEVLVQVSYAIGVAQPMGLYVNTYGTSKVNMTDGEIAKIVGGIFDMRPYFIEQRLKLRNPIYSETAAYGHMGRKAEVVEKSFKSPEGKVVKKKVELFTWEKLDYVPKVKKAFGLK, encoded by the coding sequence ATGCCTTACTTGTTTACATCTGAAAGTGTTTCTGAAGGACATCCTGATAAAATAGCGGACCAGATCTCCGACGCATTGATCGATAACTTCCTGGCTTTTGACCCCAATTCCAAAGTGGCTTGTGAAACCCTGGTAACAACTGGCCAGGTGGTGTTGGCTGGTGAGGTTAAGTCCAAAGCCTACCTGGATGTTCAGGAAATTGCCCGCGGTGTGATCAAGAAGATCGGTTACACTAAGAGCGAATACATGTTTGAGGCAAACTCCTGCGGTGTGCTGTCTGCCATCCATGAGCAGTCTGCCGATATCAACCAGGGCGTTGACAGGAAGAAGAAAGAAGAGCAGGGAGCAGGTGACCAGGGTATGATGTTCGGTTATGCTACCAACGAAACAGAAGACTATATGCCGCTGGCGCTCGACCTGGCCCATAAGCTATTACAGGAACTGGCAGCCCTGCGCCGTGAGAATAAGCAGATCAAGTACCTGCGCCCGGATGCCAAAAGCCAGGTAACATTAGAATACGATGATAACAATAAGCCCATCCGTATTGATGCCATCGTTATCTCTACCCAGCATGATGATTTTGATACAGAAGCCAAGATGGCAGCCAAGATCAGGGAAGATATCATCAAGATCCTGATCCCCCGCGTGAAGGCCAAGTACAAGAAATACGCAAAACTCTTCAACGATAAGATCAAGTACCATATCAACCCTACCGGTAAGTTTGTGATTGGTGGACCGCACGGTGATACCGGACTAACTGGTCGTAAGATCATTGTAGATACCTATGGCGGCAAGGGTGCACATGGTGGTGGAGCTTTCAGTGGCAAGGACCCCTCAAAAGTTGACCGTTCAGCGGCCTATGCCACGCGTCATATCGCCAAGAACCTGGTAGCAGCCGGAGTGTGCGATGAAGTACTGGTGCAGGTTTCCTATGCTATCGGTGTTGCACAGCCGATGGGACTTTATGTAAATACCTACGGAACTTCCAAAGTGAACATGACCGATGGTGAGATCGCAAAGATCGTTGGCGGCATTTTTGACATGCGTCCCTATTTCATCGAGCAGCGACTGAAGCTTCGCAATCCAATCTACTCTGAGACTGCTGCCTATGGACATATGGGCCGCAAGGCGGAAGTGGTGGAGAAGAGTTTCAAAAGCCCCGAAGGTAAAGTGGTGAAGAAGAAAGTAGAACTGTTTACCTGGGAGAAATTGGATTATGTTCCGAAAGTAAAGAAGGCTTTCGGCCTGAAATAA
- a CDS encoding DUF4270 family protein, whose amino-acid sequence MKKLLYSLSVVAAILFYSSSCTKITTTELGSELIPAVDNVTVFDTTLEVVTEIYPLADSTRMFRSYDHVFGIMEDPSFGTTSGELYVQLKPAFFGAYPFGSSKDSIIGVDSVVLSLKYKSLYGDSNAIQNIKVYEVAQESGFKDSLLGYNINRESFPVTNLLGEKNNLDFRTLNDSLQYVLKKDTTRTVNELRIPLDIAFAQRLVNYDTTIYKTDSAFTANFRGFAIKADASSPIRKALAAVNLADGVTRLSVYFRYKKNGQPDTTLTTFVFRQDSYANANFIKRDPAGSDYANNLATGANNKQELFIQTSPGSYALVKIPALQNLSNRLVYKASLIIEKLDGQQDNFFVPPSLLFLDAVDSANNRFLTIPKSFTPVNTSALGYNPAIFGGFLKNGRYEFDLGRYVQGIVTNKDKSYALRLYAPFITKPSIVVGSTVAPYEMTINSPVTRGRSVLAGGAHPTKKMRLYIVYSKI is encoded by the coding sequence GTGAAGAAACTTCTGTATAGCCTTTCAGTTGTTGCAGCTATCCTATTCTATTCCTCATCCTGTACCAAGATCACCACAACGGAGCTCGGAAGCGAGCTGATACCTGCTGTGGATAATGTAACCGTTTTTGATACCACCCTGGAAGTAGTAACGGAGATCTATCCCCTTGCTGACTCCACTCGTATGTTCCGCTCCTATGACCATGTGTTTGGGATAATGGAAGATCCTTCCTTTGGTACAACCTCCGGTGAATTGTATGTTCAGCTAAAGCCTGCCTTTTTTGGGGCCTATCCTTTCGGCTCCTCAAAAGATAGTATCATTGGCGTAGATTCAGTGGTGCTCTCACTGAAGTACAAAAGCCTTTACGGGGACTCCAATGCCATCCAAAACATTAAAGTGTACGAGGTGGCTCAGGAATCAGGATTCAAGGATTCCTTATTGGGGTACAATATCAACCGCGAATCTTTTCCCGTTACCAATTTGCTGGGAGAGAAGAATAACCTGGATTTCAGGACCCTTAATGATTCCCTTCAGTATGTGTTGAAGAAGGATACCACCAGGACGGTAAATGAGTTGAGGATACCATTGGACATTGCATTTGCGCAGCGCCTGGTGAATTACGACACCACCATTTACAAAACAGATTCAGCATTTACTGCCAATTTCAGGGGTTTTGCCATCAAGGCAGACGCATCTTCCCCCATCAGGAAGGCACTGGCTGCCGTTAACCTGGCAGATGGGGTTACCAGGCTTTCGGTATATTTCCGGTATAAGAAGAATGGCCAGCCCGACACTACCCTGACCACATTCGTTTTCCGCCAGGATAGCTATGCCAATGCCAACTTCATCAAACGTGACCCTGCTGGCAGTGATTACGCCAACAACCTTGCGACCGGAGCCAATAATAAGCAGGAACTCTTTATCCAAACCTCACCGGGTTCTTATGCATTGGTGAAGATCCCTGCATTACAGAACCTTTCCAACAGGCTGGTCTACAAAGCCTCCCTGATCATCGAGAAACTGGATGGGCAACAGGATAATTTTTTCGTGCCGCCCAGCCTCTTGTTCCTGGATGCGGTGGACAGTGCGAATAACCGTTTCCTGACCATTCCCAAATCTTTTACACCGGTCAATACGTCGGCTTTGGGGTATAACCCTGCGATATTTGGGGGCTTCCTCAAGAACGGCCGTTATGAGTTTGACCTGGGCAGGTATGTGCAGGGGATCGTTACCAATAAGGATAAATCCTACGCCCTTCGCTTGTATGCACCATTCATCACCAAACCCAGTATAGTAGTTGGATCCACCGTAGCCCCCTATGAAATGACCATCAACAGCCCTGTGACAAGGGGAAGGTCGGTGCTTGCCGGTGGTGCCCATCCCACAAAAAAGATGAGGTTATATATTGTGTACTCCAAAATTTAA
- a CDS encoding glycogen/starch synthase, with product MSTKKRILFIANEMSPYLELTEFSEIVNRLAIKSNDNGFEVRCIMPRFGTINERRHRLHEVVRLSGINVSVDNDDFPLQIKVASLPNARLQVYFLDNEDLFKRKFVFHDDKEEWFEDNGLRTVFFCKGALETVKKFGWPPDIIHCSGWMTSLVPLYLKTAYKKEPVFSHSKVVYTIGQNTFKEKLGDDFMKQAAIHANIKDKDLEVLKEGSNTALLRGGASYSDAITFGAEKVDKKLAEEFAKVKGKKVLPFNAESDLTDYLQLYHDLAK from the coding sequence ATGTCAACAAAGAAAAGAATTTTATTCATTGCCAACGAAATGTCGCCTTACCTGGAGCTGACAGAGTTTTCTGAGATCGTGAACCGGCTGGCGATCAAGTCGAATGACAATGGTTTCGAGGTGCGCTGTATCATGCCTCGTTTCGGAACCATCAATGAACGCAGGCACCGTTTGCATGAAGTTGTACGTTTATCAGGTATCAATGTATCTGTAGATAATGATGATTTCCCCCTGCAGATCAAGGTTGCTTCCCTCCCTAATGCCCGTTTGCAGGTGTATTTCCTGGATAATGAAGACCTTTTCAAGCGCAAGTTCGTTTTCCATGATGACAAGGAAGAATGGTTTGAGGACAATGGCCTGCGCACTGTGTTCTTCTGTAAGGGAGCCCTTGAAACAGTGAAGAAGTTCGGTTGGCCTCCTGATATCATCCACTGCAGTGGATGGATGACCAGCCTGGTGCCCCTTTACCTGAAGACCGCTTACAAGAAAGAGCCGGTATTCAGCCATAGCAAAGTGGTATATACCATTGGCCAGAACACCTTCAAGGAGAAGCTGGGCGATGATTTCATGAAACAGGCCGCTATCCATGCCAATATCAAGGATAAGGACCTGGAAGTATTGAAAGAAGGTTCCAATACTGCATTGCTCCGTGGAGGCGCATCTTACTCAGATGCCATTACCTTCGGCGCCGAGAAAGTGGACAAGAAGCTGGCAGAAGAATTCGCCAAGGTGAAGGGCAAGAAGGTCCTGCCTTTTAACGCGGAATCCGATTTAACAGACTATTTACAACTGTATCACGACCTTGCCAAATAA
- the panC gene encoding pantoate--beta-alanine ligase, with protein MILIKRASDLHKHIASGRKQAGNVGFVPTMGALHEGHLSLIEASQKENGLTVCSIFVNPTQFNDPKDYEKYPVTMDKDIALLEEQGVDILFYPYVEEIYPNGLKDLGHYDLGYLETILEGKYRPGHFQGVCQVVHRLLEIVQPNNLYMGQKDYQQCMVVKRLLELTGLPIELHTCPTLREPDGLAMSSRNMRLHPEERQRAVEISRTLAAIGKEVIPGDLVKLSLWAEQELSRKGFKVDYVAIASALDLRLVDNWDGKEPLVTLAAAFLNEVRLIDNMLVPLRNE; from the coding sequence ATGATCTTAATCAAACGGGCATCAGACCTTCACAAGCACATCGCTTCCGGAAGAAAACAGGCTGGCAATGTGGGATTTGTCCCTACCATGGGAGCATTGCATGAAGGCCACCTGTCCCTGATCGAGGCCTCACAAAAGGAAAACGGGCTCACCGTTTGCAGCATTTTTGTCAATCCTACCCAGTTTAATGACCCGAAAGACTATGAAAAGTACCCGGTAACGATGGACAAGGACATTGCCTTACTGGAGGAACAGGGGGTAGATATACTTTTTTATCCTTATGTGGAAGAAATCTACCCCAACGGGTTGAAGGACCTGGGGCATTATGACCTGGGCTACCTGGAAACCATCCTTGAAGGCAAGTACAGGCCCGGGCACTTCCAGGGGGTTTGCCAGGTGGTTCACCGGCTGCTGGAGATAGTTCAACCCAACAACCTGTACATGGGCCAGAAGGACTACCAGCAATGCATGGTGGTAAAAAGGTTACTGGAGTTAACTGGACTACCCATAGAACTGCACACCTGTCCCACCCTGCGGGAACCGGATGGCCTTGCGATGAGCAGCAGGAATATGCGCCTACATCCGGAGGAAAGGCAAAGGGCGGTGGAAATATCCAGGACATTAGCTGCCATAGGCAAGGAGGTTATTCCCGGGGACCTTGTTAAACTTTCCTTATGGGCCGAACAAGAACTATCACGGAAAGGTTTTAAGGTGGATTATGTAGCCATCGCCTCAGCCCTGGACCTCAGGCTTGTGGATAACTGGGACGGCAAGGAGCCTTTGGTAACGCTGGCAGCTGCCTTCCTCAATGAAGTAAGGTTAATTGACAATATGCTGGTGCCGTTGCGTAATGAATGA
- the panD gene encoding aspartate 1-decarboxylase has protein sequence MQIEILKSKVHRAVITEANLHYVGSLTLDEDLMDAANMIEHEKIQVVNVNNGSRIETYLIKGKRGSGVCCLNGPAARQGAVGDVVIIISYATMDFEEAKTFKPSIVFPKEGNKL, from the coding sequence ATGCAAATTGAAATATTAAAATCGAAGGTGCACCGCGCAGTGATCACTGAAGCCAACCTACATTATGTTGGAAGCCTCACCCTCGATGAGGACCTGATGGATGCCGCCAATATGATCGAACATGAAAAGATCCAGGTAGTGAATGTAAACAATGGTTCCCGCATCGAAACCTACCTGATCAAAGGCAAGAGGGGTTCCGGTGTATGCTGCCTGAATGGGCCTGCCGCACGCCAGGGTGCTGTTGGGGATGTTGTCATCATCATTTCCTATGCCACCATGGATTTTGAGGAAGCCAAGACCTTCAAACCTTCCATCGTATTCCCTAAAGAAGGGAACAAGTTGTAA